From Chloroflexota bacterium, one genomic window encodes:
- a CDS encoding ATP-binding cassette domain-containing protein, which produces MAEQRQENILLEVQDLKKYFPIQRGLLRRTVGYVKAVDDVSLYVREGETLGLVGESGCGKTTTGRCIIRLYEPTSGRIHFRTSVLSSNGEQEMVDLLSLDKEQMKLVRQEMAMIFQDPINSLNPRMTVFDIIAEPMEIHGMGRGPEVEETVVRLLEHVGLRPEHMRRYPHEFSGGQRQRIGIARALALNPRLVICDEPVSALDVSIQAQTLNLLLDLQKDFNLSYIFIAHDLSVVQHVSDRVAVMYVGKVVEMADVEHLYTNPLHPYTEALLSAVPKPDPLYKSERILMPGDVADPASPPSGCYFHPRCRYAEPICEQEPPEFRELKPDHWVACHRADELQLRGV; this is translated from the coding sequence ATGGCGGAGCAAAGGCAAGAGAACATCCTGCTGGAAGTCCAGGACCTGAAGAAGTACTTTCCCATCCAGCGCGGGCTCCTTCGGCGGACCGTGGGATACGTGAAGGCGGTGGACGACGTCAGTCTGTACGTTCGGGAGGGCGAGACGCTGGGATTGGTGGGGGAGAGCGGCTGTGGCAAGACCACCACGGGGCGATGCATCATCCGCCTGTACGAGCCGACCTCGGGCCGGATCCACTTCAGGACGAGCGTGCTTTCGTCCAACGGCGAGCAGGAGATGGTGGACCTGCTCAGCCTGGACAAGGAGCAGATGAAGCTGGTCCGGCAGGAGATGGCGATGATCTTCCAGGACCCCATCAACTCTCTGAACCCCCGCATGACGGTGTTCGACATCATCGCGGAGCCGATGGAGATCCATGGCATGGGGCGGGGACCCGAGGTGGAGGAGACCGTCGTCCGGCTTCTGGAACATGTGGGGCTTCGGCCGGAGCACATGCGCCGCTACCCACACGAGTTCTCGGGCGGCCAGCGACAGCGGATCGGCATCGCTCGCGCGCTGGCCTTGAACCCGCGCCTGGTGATCTGCGATGAGCCTGTGTCCGCTTTGGATGTGTCCATCCAGGCGCAGACGTTGAACCTGCTGCTGGATTTGCAGAAGGACTTCAACCTCTCCTATATCTTCATCGCCCATGATCTGAGCGTCGTTCAGCACGTCTCCGATCGCGTGGCGGTGATGTATGTGGGCAAAGTGGTGGAGATGGCCGACGTGGAGCATCTGTATACGAATCCACTGCACCCGTATACCGAGGCGTTGCTCTCCGCCGTGCCCAAGCCCGATCCGCTGTATAAGTCGGAGCGTATCTTGATGCCCGGGGATGTGGCGGACCCGGCGAGCCCGCCCAGCGGGTGCTATTTCCATCCTCGCTGTCGGTACGCGGAGCCGATCTGTGAGCAGGAGCCGCCGGAGTTCCGGGAGCTGAAGCCAGATCATTGGGT